In Hyperolius riggenbachi isolate aHypRig1 chromosome 1, aHypRig1.pri, whole genome shotgun sequence, the genomic window AATCCTCGAAGGTTACAAGATAGAGTTTGCCACAGCTCCTCCAGTACAATTTTTTCTTACACAGACCCCATCAGATCAGCATCTAAGCTTAGCCTTACAAAGAGAAATTGCTGTCCTTCTGGAAAAGAGGGTAATTCGTCAGGTCCCAAAATGTCAACAGTTTCAGGGGTACTATTCTCCAGTATTCCTAGTAAAAAAACCTCAGGGGGAGTACAGGTTCATCTTAAACCTAAAGGGATTAAACAGGTCAATAAGATATCGAAAATTTCGAATGGACAATATACGCAATGTGGTCAATCTGCTACAGAGTCAGTGTTACATGGCTTCTATGGACCTCAAGGACGCCTATCTCCACCTGCCTATCCATGTCAGATCCCAGCAATACCTGAGATTCGCCATAAGACTACAGGGAGAGGTAAGGCACTTCCAGTTTTCAGCTTTACCCTTTGGTATATCTTCTGCACCCTGGCTGTTCACTAAAGTATTGTCCGAGGTTCTAGCAGTACTCAGGTTAGAGTCAGTTCAGATCATAGCCTATCTGGATGATCTTCTTATTTGGGGTCAATCCTATGAGACCGTTGAGACACAGATAAACTTCTGTCTCGATTTTCTGCAGTCCTTAGGCTGGCTTATTAATTGGTCTAAATCCTCTCTAGTTCCTACTCAGACTATGGAATTTTTGGGGTTTACTATAGCCTCCATTGACAGTGTTGTGTTTCTTCCTGAAAGGAAAATATGTGCAATTCTAAAATCTGTTCTTTCTTTCCAGGGCAAGATTTCAATATCATTGAGAAACGCCATGGCTTTACTGGGTCTTCTAACTTCATCATTCCCAGCAGTTCAATGGGGTCAGCTACACTCCAGGACATTACAACTATGGATTTTAAGAAGTTGGAACAGGAGTATAAGAGACTTAGACAGGAGAATCTTAATTCCCCAGTTCATAAAGGACTCACTGAATTGGTGGTTGATCCCTTCACAGTTGACGAACGGACGTCTTTGGAGCTATCCCTCAGAGACAGTCATAACAACAGATGCAAGCGcctggggttggggagcccatcTGGGTACAATACCAGTACAGGGATCTTGGCCCAGAGCGTCGAGGCAAAGATCTTCAAACAACAGAGAGCTGGCAGCAGTTTGGCAAGCGTTGACACACTTCGATTCCCAAATCAGGGGCACTCACGTCACGATAAGAACGGACAACAACACAGTGGTGGCCTATCTGAACAGACAGGGAGGAACAAGGAGTCATTCTCTATGGTACCTGTCATGCAAGATACTACAGTGGGCAGAAGGACACCTGAAATCCTTGAGAGCAGTCCATCTAAAGGGAACCCTGAATTGTTTAGCCGATTTTCTGAGCAGATCACCACTTCATCAGGACGAGTGGTCTCTGAACGAAGTTGTGTTTCAGGGCCTGGTACACCTCTGGGGCAGACCCGACATGGACTTGTTTGCTCGAAAGAACAACACAAAGTGCCAGATGTTTTGCTCACTATGCCCCCAGGACAATCCTTGCTCAGTGGACGCATTCTCGATAACGTGGAATTCAGGTCTGATGTATGCCTATCCTCCTCTTTCCTTAATTCCTCGAGTTCTGAACAAATTACAGAAAGACCGGGCTCGGATGATCATGATAGTGCCATACTGGCCCAAAAGACCATGGTTTACACTACTGAAGAATTTAGCTACAGTCGATCATGTAATGCTGCCAGATCGTCCAGACCTGCTGTCCCAGGGTCCAGTTTTTCATCCAGATCTGAGGCTCCTTCAGCTTTCAGCTTGGAGCCTGAGTGGAGAAGTTTAAAGCAGAAGGGTTTCTCTAACGGACTTTCAGAGACGTTAATCCAGAGCAGAAAAAAGGTTACCAGGAACATTTATCAAAAGACTTGGAATGTGTATAAAGGATGGTGTGAACAAAATTCCAGAGACTGTTCTTTATCCCTTTCAGTACTAGAATTCCTACAGGAGGGTTATCAGAAAGGCCTCAGCACCAGCACACTGAAGGTTCAGACAGCAGCTATTAGTGTTTTTCTGGAGAGACGTTTGGCTGAAGAAGAATTCTTCATACGATTCTTTCAGGCACTTAAAAGAATCAGGCCACTGGTTCAGTCAAGAATGCCATCCTAGGACCTAAACACCGTACTACAGGCCTTATGTAACAGCCCCTTTGAACCTCTGGAGGAGATCTCAGATAAATGTTTAACCATCAAGACGGCTTTTCTTGTAGCAATTACGTCGGCCAGGAGAGTTTGTGAATTACAGGCCCTGTCCATGAGAGAACCTTATTGCATTATCTCTGGAGATCGTATCACATTACGGTTGGACACCTCTTTCCTCCCTAAAGTTGTTTCTAAGTTTCATCGTTCTCAAGAAATATTCTTACCTTCTTTCTGTAACAACCCGACCAATGAAAAGGAGAAGAAACTTCACTGTCTGGATGTAAGAAGGACGGTTTTAGGCTACTTAGATCGTTCCAAACAATGGAGGAAATCTGATGCCTTGTTTGTTCTCTTCGGAGGAAGATTCAAAGGCAAACAAGCATCGAAGTCGACTATAGCCAGATGGATAAGGCAGACCATTGCGTTGGCTTATTCCCAACAAGGAAAGTTATTACCATCATCCATAAAGGCTCATTCAACTAGAGCGGTGTCAGCCTCTTGGGCAGAGAAGGCGGGAGCCTCCATCGAACAGATCTGTAGAGCGGCCACGTGGTCCAGCCAAAATACGTTTGTCAGACATTACAGATTAGACATTGCAGCTAGTTCAGACCTGTCATTCGGCAGGAAAGTGTTGCAGGCAGTTGTCCCCCCCTAATTAACTTATCTTGTTTTTCGTCTCATGGGTGCTGTCCGAGGACGTTCCTGGGAAAGACTATAgttacttacggtaatgtcttttccggaagtccgaaggacagcacccttgcGACCCACCCTTactaataaatacatttgaagcAGAACTATGTGGGGTGTGGTCTTTTTTATTACTGACGATTTACTGTGAGTTCCCTATTTATATATGCCTGCCTAATGAATATGCAAATGTCTGTGGTATTTTTAGCTTCCTGTCCATTTGAAGTGGggaaggagacaagtctcatgggtgctgtccttcggacttccggaaaagacattaccgtaagtaactatagtctttaggcatgatacgtttaggtgtgataagtttttaggcgtgataagtttaagcaccaactgggttagcaccgcagtgcacagctgatcaaaagttttgcgctagcaaagtctggtgcactttgcatagagtttaatggcgctgctttgcgtgcgggactttgcatgcgatctaaacttatctaaacttatcatgcctaaacttagcatgcctaaacttatcatgcctaaactgagtttaggcatgataaaaatggttatcacgcctaaagtctctaactgggttagcaccgctttgtgaagcgagcccattgcaattttctggcttaaaatgtaaattatttggaATGATTTCCAAAGCGAATGCAAACAAAATCTGTTGATTGGCTTTCTTTTCCCAGTACAGTGTGCAAATGAATTATTCTGAAGATTTGATCTTCTCttcgaaagaaaaaaaaacagacctaAAGAATTTAAAGTTTACATTCTTCAGTATCCCTATGATAAAACTTGACTTTCACAGCATGTATAGTACAGCAAAGTGGAAAGGTTTTCTCTACACTCACACATTGCAGCAAATATAATAGCTGCACAGGCTTCATGTAAACAAAGTGATTTTCTTTTCTCATTAGATCACTTGGGACTCGGTATCCAGACTGTGGAAGCTGCAAGCAGCCAGCTTCATTGTGTGTGACATCACCGCAGACGTTGAATGTCTAGCTTTAGTGTGTATTGTTTGTTCATTTTATAGGTGCATCTCAATAAATTAGAATATCATTAAAGTTTATTTCTGTAACTCATTTCTAAAAGTGAGTTCATATATTTTATGTAGATTTATTACACACAGAGTGATCTTTTTTAAGTGTTTATTTATTTGCTAATTATGACATACAGGTAATCAAAGCCTGAAATTCAGTATCTCAGAAAATTAGAATATTACAAAGACCAgttaaaaaaattgaatacatgaaATGGTGGCCTACTGTAAAGTATGTCCATTTGATATTTGTTTGAGGCTCCTTCTGCATGAATAACTGCATCAGTGTGGATTGGCATGTAGACTATCAGCCCATGGGTCTGGTGTAGGATAACCCATTTGGGCCTGGTGTCTCTTCATCTTGACAATACCCCATAAAGTCTTTTAGGTCAAGGAAGTTTCCTGGCCAATCAAGTACAGTGATACCATGGTCATTAAACCAGATATTGGTACTTTTGGCAGTGTGTGTAGGTGCCAAGTCCTGCTGGAAGATGAAATTGGCATCTCCGTGAAGCTTGGGAATCGTAAAGTGCTTTAAGACTTCCAGGTAGATGATGTTGCTGACTTTgaacttgataaaacacagtggaccaacaacaACAGATGACAAGTCTTCCCATGTCGTGTGGCCTACTGAACCAGACTGAGACACCATTTAGAGGCTCAGGACACCTGTGCAAGTGTTTTGAGTAGAATGAGACAGCACAAGTGTACAATATGAAACTTTTTCACATTATTCTAATTTTCTGAGAAATTGAATTTGGGGATTTAATTAGCTAGAGGTCATAGTcggcaaaataaaataaaatgaagtagaatccctttatagtaaactccaagggaccgggaaaagtagtttactatatcagaaattgtcatcttgaggcacataaagtatactatattgttgtatcttaattcagtcaataattgtgAGTCATTTTATTCTTTTCAATGTttcagcaagcaagcaagcataGTGTCTAAGCTAGATagaaatgcacagtgctcaataaaGGGATTTGCATGTAATAATcacgcttgcacaggaagcatagtaattgctagttaatgcaggtacagtacttataTGGTGctccctggatgatactgtagcattgtagccatgcacaagcaagtcctaGATGACTGCCaattccctcagtgatcagccagcagcttacacaggaagcaggtctcaccagctggtgcttttgaggtaatctatgcaggcccagagtagtgctGATCccgagcaggctacaagtggcatCCAGCCCACCCACTGACCACAGCTCACAGGTCTCCAACTGACTTATGCCGCTTGCTCCCGCCCACTCTCCACTATAGTGGAAGGCCTAGACGTGGGTTTACCATAACAAAAGctctattatatcagagtttattatatCAGGATTTTACTGTGCCCAAAGTTTTatcatatcagagtttactataacaagatcatACTGTAAACACTTCAAATATATCACTTTGTGTGTAATATATTTAATAACTTTTGGAATAGAGTTAATGAAATCAACCTTTTTATTAAGATGCATTTATAGCGCTTTTATGAAAAGGGCAAAATGGGAATTTAAATTTGATACTTTCAGCTAAATGGATGCTATTCACCATCTTATTTTACTTACTTCATTTTGtttaaatgttgctatttttgtgtGCGCCCCCATACATTGATGTTACCTCCAGACTATGATAATAAGTGTTGAGCTGTATTTCTGCTGCTAGATTTCCATGTGTTGTCAGCCAACAAACATGTTAGGCGCTGATATAAGTGTGTCTGTTTTATTCATTATCATCTCAATCTGCATTAAAGGAAATGTAAGCCAAAATTATGATATGCAAGCtctacttacccggtgcttcctccagccccttgcagctgacatgtcccataccgcagctccgctctcagctgctGGCCCTGGGGGCCCTCGTGAGGTCGGCCTCTactgcgcgagcgccgctgtcactTAAGTCCATGTTGTCCGGAGTTtagtgtgcaggcacagaactaacgcacctgcgcaatacactccggacaatgtggacttgattgacagtggcgctcacGCGGGCGCAGTAGAGAAAGACCTCGGGAGGTCGGCCTTTGCACTGGCGGAGACCGCGGGCCagcagctgagagcggagctgcggcgtggaaCATGTCGgatgcaaggggctggaagaagcctcgggtaagtagagCTTGCAGATCATAATTttggctgacatttcctttaagcaaACATACATAGAAATAGCAGCATAGAATCCATATCTGTAAGATCCTTAAAGATAATTTACTGGACTGGATGCCAGATAGTTGTGTAAAGCAAATGACAGTCTCCTACCGCTCTAGTCACAGATATCTTATGTTCTAATAAATTTGTGCAGAATAATTATTTCGTAATGGCCAGTAGACcatttacctaaaaaaaaaatcattaaaaaaaatgctttggcaGTCCAAAATGGAATGCATATTGCTTTTtagtatgtttattttatttatttatttatttattgcatttagcaCTCAAAAAATAACTTTGGGTTTTGGCCAGCCAACATGGAAAATGGCCAGCTGATGCTGCCAATCCATGAAATACTGAAGCCAGCCGGCCAGAATGCAACATGACTAAATGTGGCCATCCAGGTTCCGAAGTGCCTTCCCCACTGCCTCTTACCAATGCCTTCTGCTTCCCCGAGCTCTGCCTGATCACGCTGCAGTGCTTGTGTGAACAGATTCGGACTCTGCAGGGTCGAGGGAAGGCGACTGTAGCCCCGGCATTTGTGAATGCAGCTCATCTGGTCTTGTGTGCAGAGCTGAGAGGCAGCGTGGGGAGCTGCAGCTGGCAACTGTGAAATTTGGGTCCCTTATGTGTGCAGAACAGTggcaggggggagctgcagctgaCAACTGAAGGTCCTGTGTGGAGAATGAAAGCGGTTGGGAGAGAATCGGGACTTGGATGGCCCATGTAGTCATGTCGCATTGTTTGACCAACAAGTGAAGCTCTATATGAGAATCACACTATCATTTATAAAGCTAAACATTAATACCAACTAGTAAGTGTTTATACTAAGGCATTTATATGTTTTTAGAATAAAGATGTTAAAAGTTAAGTAACCCTAAAGCTAGGACATTAGCGAAAATTCAACCAAGGTGAAAAAAAATGGTAACCTTTAACACTAAATTTCAAAAACACTGTGCAGTTCTGATACAAGTTCACAGCAGAACTTCAGGAAAGATGAAATGTCACTTAAAATGATCCCTAACCAATGGAAATTTAACCTAGTGAATAGCACTTGGTGTGCTCCTAATTCCCTCACAGCCCCAAACACCCTAATCTTACCTGAACTCGGTCACCCTTCAAGCCATTTAGCTATGAGCATTGGAAGTGCCAATAATACGGACATTAGTTGCCCGGATGAATGATGCCCATTGGCCAAGATTGCCGGTATCGATTAACACTGCTCAGCTGCTACATGGTGGATTCTAAGCCCTTTCTTATTCTGGAAATGTATATTGAGTAGCAGTATAAAAGCTGCTGACATTTGAAGATAATGTGGTGAGATTGACCAGTACTGTATGCATAATGtatattttgtttaaacattatcCAAGCATAAATGCAAATCTAATGAAAGCCATAACTTGTACTTAAGTTAGAATTAAATTACCAGAAAATCTCTCCATGATTCATATTTATTCAAAGAAAAATAATGCTTCAATCAGAGCCCTCGTGTCCTAGAACATCTTATTATTACAAGCAGACAAGCAATTTCTTCAGTTCGAATGCAGGTCGTGAAGAAAAGCCAGAACCTCTGGGTGTTTCTTTTGACACCTGTAAATTAGACATTGCTTGCAATAATATAATACATAGTCAAGTCACATTATTATGACCACTACCTACCTCTGATGTCATGGATGCACAGTCTTTGAATTGGTGCATGTGTTGCACACAGACTTTGTAGGTACTTCAGGTGGAAAGTCAGCTAGTTGCTATTATAGCAGTTGTGGCTGTCGTGCAGGAAAAAGCACAATTTATaggacatttaaaaataaaaattatcattggtggcagcgtttCGGTAACTGAGTGTGTAAACTGTTCATTGGCTGCTGTGATTAAAGTGCACCGTGAGTGCGCTAATGGAACTGTTTTGATCTCCAGATGTGGTAACTGGGTAGTTGGCAGTAGCCATCAGTGTGAGAGGTTAACActggctgtggtgtgtgcacattgGCATGCCACTGTGGAGCAACTGGCTCTACAAATGATCCAAGGGAAATTCAGATGTTTGTCCGATATGGCTGTGCAGTGAGGAGTCCAGGCAAAAACAGCACGGGAAATTTGAGCGCCGCCATAATGTGaactacagctatagcagcgttcATTGTGTAATTTGGGCGACGTCAAAGACTGAGTCAAAATTATTATACCAACTGCGTAATTTGGCCTCCAACAATAGCTTGTAGCTGAATTACGTCTTTCCCCAGTATCAGTGGTGGCCTGGAGGGTAAATAATAATTAACCCTGCAGGATTttggcaggagcagggtgagccatttttcggctTTATCCTGCGGCCAAATTTCCTagcgccttaattacatgtacaggTGCAGGGAACCCTGCAAATGGGGCTccagagcaggcagctggagaCTGCACTCATGCTCAGAAGGGCTCATTGGAAAAATGGCTGCAGTGTGCGAAGTACTGACCGGGCTTGCACTGACTGTAGACCGTTGCAGTTTCCAGGGAGTCACGTTTTGAGCTCATTTTCATTTCATCCAAATTTCTCagttaccattattattattattatttttatttagtatttatatagcgccgacatcttcagcagcgctgtgcagagtatatagtctagtcactaactgtccctcagaggggctcacaatctagtccctactatagtcatatgtctatgtatgtatcatgtagtgtatatattgtagtctagggccaatttaggggaagccaattaacttatctgtatgtttttgggatgtgggaggaaaccatagtgccaggaggaaacccacgcagacacagggagaacatacaaactccttgcagatgttgacctggctgggattcgaaccagggaaccagcgctgcaaggcgagagcgctaaccgctacgccaccgtgctgcccactttcTTCTACTTACCATCCAGCATTACATCAAGTCACTCTCATGGCTTTGATGTGGCTATTCTAAACATGAGCTGGTGCTCATAATAATGTGACTCGACTATATAGAACACTAATTGGTGTCCTACTGCGGCTACCTTTATTTTTCTGGAAAATCTAATACAAGGTGCTGCTAACTAAAGTAACAGTCCAGCAACAGATGATTATAGGACCAGGGTGATTTCCTAGGTTTGGTATCCAAGAAACATTGGCTACattagaaaaaacattttttatgtaGAAAATGTTTGCAGCCCTTGACTAGGTCATAtcagaacgtgtgtgtgtgtggggggggggggggggggggggttgcaggatGATTAGTACGTAAATGGATGTGTGACTACAACCATGAGCAAAAACCAACAGCGATACAGTTTGTCCTGCATCTATTACTAACAGATGGTAGCTGTGTGTGCATGTGACTGCAGTAGCAGAAAGTGTACAGTAACATCTCAGAAATCCGTGCTTCATTATGACATGACTCGATGCTCATAACTAATTTGCTGTTGTGCCACATAAGTGTACAGGATGGTTCCCATTGAACTTCTccatgtaaacacacacaaaaaaggaaTGTTGGCACTACAGCTGCCTTATTTGAAAATGTTGCTTTGCAAATTGAGTAATATGGTTGCATTCACATGCAAGAATatattattaattagtatttatatagcgctgacatattccgcagcgttgtacagagtatatggtcttgtcacttaactgtccctcagaggggctcacaatctaatccctaccagagtcattttcgggggaagccaattaacttatctgtatgtttttggcctgtgggaggaaacctgagtgcctggaggaaatcctcgcaaacatgaggagaacatacaaactccttgcagattgtGCCCAATAGCTAACCACAATGTCACTGtgctgccatttttaaaataattttaaaagccATAGTTTAGCCTCTCATTTTTAAATACATATAATAATACATTTGCAATAATTAGCAGTGCGCAAAGTCCAAGATGCGCTGCATCTGCTAGCATCTTTTTAACAGTGACGTGTCGGTTTCTTTTCCCTAAACATATCAGGTTGCCTGATCGAGCCCACTTCCACCCACTGCAGTCTTTGAGGTCAGCACTAATCCTTCCCTCACCATCCTCAGTGTATTTATAAAAGCAATGTGTATCTCTCGTCACATTCTCTGCCATCAATTCTcgctgtttgttttttgttttttttataaatgcactgAGAAGAGTGTGAGAAAAGAAAAATGCTTTATTACACATAGTACAGGAAGAAATAGATTGATTGATGATGATATTCAGAGCTGTAGTGTTGTAGTGCTGGCTACATGGTGTAAATATCAGCAGACAGCAGCACAAGGTGGGAAGGGTCAGTTCCCTGTTTGAGACTGcctggtctcccccccccccccccccccccgactacaTCATAGAAGTATAGGGTGGAGATTGGACAGTTCATGCCATTATTCAGTCTAACCAAACTTCCTAGGTTATTTGTAAACTTAAAAGCAAGCTAGctaattaaaattaaaataaatagtgcAAAAATATTTGTATTCCACACAAGATGCATTAAAAGACGTTGAGTCTGAACTTTAAATAGATAACATAAAATATCAATATAATTAAGAAAggattgactcttgggtgcatgcaaatATAGAAATGGCTTTAATTAatcacacaatattatacaaaaaCTTTCAATATAAAATGCCAGCCAGTAAAGTTATAGATAAAATAGAAAATCAATATAGTTTACCGTTAAAGCCCAGTTAAACCCACCATGGTCACACTCTCCCACCAGTTGAATCCAAAAAGGAGAGGAAGCAGGCTGTACTGCACTGGCAAACGCATTAAGTTTGAAAAGTGTATTCTGTTCTGCCCACTACTTCTATACACTGTTTATGTTTAGTTATCCTGATTTCTATACACTGTTTATGTTTAGTTATCCTGATTTCTATTTCTAAAATTGCCTAGTTTTGGGTTAAGTTGGGCATACTTTTTCATGAACTTGCTCCATTGTTTATTGTGCTTTGGCGTTTTTTAGCCTCCTGAATTTGATTTGTTTTATAGTATGGTTTACAGTAAGTGGAGATGGAAAATAGCAGTTTAAATGTGACTTAGAACTGTCATTTTCTGTGTGTTCATTATCTAAGGCTAGTACAATACGTGCAGTATGATTGTTAAGGCCacatggatcttttttttttcttttaactaacATTTGTTTTGCAATATACATACTTTACAGATAGTGGATTATCGCCAAAAATGATGAGCCCTCCAACTCCAGCCATGTACAAATTTCGTCCAGGTTTTGGAGCAAACCCCAAAGTTCACTACCACCCAGCAACAGAGCAGGTACAAGAAGACTCCTCTTTCTGTATTGTGATAAGGGATGTAaacctatttatgttttgtttttcattgATAGTAGGTGCTGAAAATCTTTCTAGATCGTTGTTTGGTATCTTGCCATTGTCCATTTGGTGCATTGTTCATTGTAatacacaatccttgcaagataccTCTGGTTATAGGGTGACCAAGACAAAGTAAACACTAAAAGAGGTATGACCACCCACCCGAGCAAGTATGGATCCAGAAACAATACTATAATACAAGGAGAAAGCGGATACAGCCCCAAGAACTTGAATACAACTGCACCTGGTACAATCAATATCCAATTACGGATTTTATAACGG contains:
- the LOC137561965 gene encoding uncharacterized protein; the encoded protein is MVIKYNPRRLQDRVCHSSSSTIFSYTDPIRSASKLSLTKRNCCPSGKEGNSSGPKMSTVSGVLFSSIPSKKTSGGVQVHLKPKGIKQVNKISKISNGQYTQCGQSATESVLHGFYGPQGRLSPPAYPCQIPAIPEIRHKTTGRGQDFNIIEKRHGFTGSSNFIIPSSSMGSATLQDITTMDFKKLEQEYKRLRQENLNSPVHKGLTELVVDPFTVDERTSLELSLRDSHNNRCKRLGLGSPSGYNTSTGILAQSVEAKIFKQQRAGSSLASVDTLRFPNQGHSRHDKNGQQHSGGLSEQTGRNKESFSMVPVMQDTTVGRRTPEILESSPSKGNPELFSRFSEQITTSSGRVVSERSCVSGPGTPLGQTRHGLVCSKEQHKVPDVLLTMPPGQSLLSGRILDNVEFRSDVCLSSSFLNSSSSEQITERPGSDDHDSAILAQKTMVYTTEEFSYSRSCNAARSSRPAVPGSSFSSRSEAPSAFSLEPEWRSLKQKGFSNGLSETLIQSRKKVTRNIYQKTWNVYKGWCEQNSRDCSLSLSVLEFLQEGYQKGLSTSTLKVQTAAISVFLERRLAEEEFFIRFFQALKRIRPLVQSRMPS